A single region of the Paramicrobacterium fandaimingii genome encodes:
- the miaB gene encoding tRNA (N6-isopentenyl adenosine(37)-C2)-methylthiotransferase MiaB, whose translation MSTLTERPTEIQRSDAAFRADGSPRTYEVRTFGCQMNVHDSERLSGSLQAAGYQKADGADPADIVVINTCAVRENADNKLYGNLGHLASVKRRHEGMQIAVGGCLAQKDKNVILEKAPWVDVVFGTHNMGSLPKLLERARHNDEAQIEILDALETFPSTLPAKRDSSYAGWVSISVGCNNTCTFCIVPSLRGKEKDRRPGQILSEIHALVDDGAVEVTLLGQNVNSYGVEFGDRQAFSKLLRAAGEIEGLERIRFTSPHPAAFTDDVIDAMAETSNVMPQLHMPLQSGSDRILKSMRRSYRSKKFLGILERVRERIPHAAISTDIIVGFPGETEEDFVDTLRVVEESRFATAFTFQYSVRPGTPAATMDDQVPKAVVQERYERLLALQERISLEENRSVIGTEVELLVAVGEGKKDAATHRLTGRARDSRLVHFRVPEGSDLPRPGDMVTVTVTDAAPFHLLADSTDNAPLSIRRTRAGDAWDRDQAESCGVPAAGGQPAGSVSLGMPSLRAATTPIYDPTGGER comes from the coding sequence ATGAGCACCTTGACCGAACGCCCGACCGAGATCCAGCGCTCCGACGCCGCATTCCGCGCCGATGGAAGCCCGCGTACGTACGAAGTTCGCACATTCGGCTGCCAGATGAATGTGCACGACTCGGAACGCCTCAGCGGGTCATTGCAAGCGGCCGGGTATCAAAAGGCAGACGGGGCTGACCCCGCCGACATCGTTGTGATCAACACGTGTGCGGTGCGCGAGAACGCCGACAACAAGCTCTATGGCAACCTCGGCCATCTTGCTTCCGTCAAACGACGTCACGAGGGCATGCAGATTGCCGTCGGCGGATGCCTCGCTCAGAAAGACAAGAACGTCATTCTTGAGAAGGCGCCGTGGGTGGACGTCGTTTTCGGCACGCACAACATGGGGTCGCTTCCGAAACTTCTCGAACGGGCCCGCCATAATGACGAGGCACAGATCGAGATCCTCGACGCCCTTGAGACGTTTCCGTCGACGCTTCCCGCGAAGCGCGACTCCAGCTACGCGGGCTGGGTCTCCATCTCCGTTGGCTGTAACAACACGTGCACGTTCTGCATCGTGCCCTCGCTCAGGGGCAAGGAGAAAGATCGCCGTCCTGGGCAGATTCTTTCCGAGATTCACGCTCTCGTCGACGATGGCGCCGTCGAGGTGACGCTGCTCGGTCAGAACGTCAACTCCTACGGTGTCGAGTTCGGTGACCGGCAGGCGTTCAGCAAGCTGCTGAGGGCAGCGGGCGAGATCGAAGGCCTTGAGCGTATTCGCTTCACGAGCCCTCATCCCGCCGCGTTCACCGATGACGTGATCGACGCGATGGCAGAAACCTCGAATGTGATGCCGCAGCTTCATATGCCGCTCCAATCAGGCTCTGACCGCATTCTGAAGTCAATGCGTCGCTCCTACCGGAGCAAGAAGTTTCTCGGCATCCTCGAGCGCGTTCGAGAGAGAATCCCGCACGCGGCGATCTCGACAGACATCATCGTCGGATTCCCCGGCGAGACGGAAGAAGATTTTGTCGACACACTGCGCGTCGTCGAGGAATCGCGCTTCGCCACAGCTTTCACCTTCCAGTACTCGGTACGTCCGGGAACACCGGCAGCCACGATGGACGATCAGGTGCCCAAGGCTGTCGTCCAAGAGCGTTACGAGCGCCTCCTTGCTCTGCAAGAGCGCATCAGCCTCGAAGAGAACCGATCCGTGATCGGAACCGAGGTGGAATTGCTTGTTGCCGTTGGCGAGGGCAAGAAAGATGCCGCGACGCATCGTCTCACCGGTCGCGCCCGCGACTCCCGTCTCGTGCATTTCCGCGTGCCAGAGGGCAGCGACCTTCCGCGCCCCGGTGACATGGTGACGGTTACCGTGACGGACGCCGCACCGTTTCACCTGCTCGCTGACTCGACAGACAATGCGCCATTAAGCATTCGGCGCACGCGGGCTGGCGACGCGTGGGACCGCGACCAGGCGGAATCGTGCGGTGTTCCAGCTGCGGGGGGCCAGCCAGCCGGATCGGTATCGCTTGGCATGCCGTCGCTGCGCGCAGCAACCACGCCGATCTACGATCCAACGGGCGGTGAGCGCTGA
- a CDS encoding regulatory protein RecX, translated as MTDLSRHRRDTGRDEPAPCVDPEEDAPTQEALEAAVVRALGRRGLTEKEVSQRVHDRGGDDAQAHAVLERMRDLGYVDDARVAEEMVHRLSESRGKSRAIVAREMSARGISREIADAALDDISDDREQTQAIELALKRGAQLHSLDDVTFDRRLTGYLARRGYSGSIVREAVASARAERRSNVRFL; from the coding sequence GTGACGGATCTTTCCCGTCACCGGCGCGATACCGGCCGTGACGAACCTGCGCCGTGCGTTGACCCAGAAGAGGATGCCCCGACTCAGGAGGCACTGGAGGCTGCCGTCGTCAGGGCGTTGGGGCGGCGAGGACTGACCGAGAAAGAAGTGAGTCAGCGGGTACACGACCGGGGCGGCGACGACGCGCAGGCACACGCCGTTCTCGAGCGCATGCGTGACCTGGGCTACGTCGACGACGCGCGCGTCGCCGAAGAGATGGTCCACCGTCTCTCTGAATCACGAGGGAAGAGCCGAGCGATCGTCGCGCGCGAGATGTCGGCGCGAGGGATCAGCCGCGAGATCGCGGACGCTGCCCTCGACGACATCTCCGATGACCGTGAACAGACTCAGGCAATCGAACTCGCACTCAAGCGCGGGGCGCAGCTTCACTCTCTCGATGACGTAACGTTCGACAGGCGCCTGACCGGGTATCTTGCCCGTCGTGGCTACTCCGGGTCGATCGTGCGCGAGGCTGTGGCGTCCGCACGCGCAGAGCGGCGCAGCAACGTGCGATTCCTCTGA
- the recA gene encoding recombinase RecA, whose translation MAASADREKSLETALAQIDRQFGKGSVMRLGSDERAPVSVIATGSVALDVALGVGGLPRGRIVEIYGPESSGKTTLTLHAIANAQAAGGIAAFVDAEHALDPEYAKKLGVDIDALLVSQPDTGEQALEIADMLVRSGAIDLVVIDSVAALVPRAEIEGEMGDSHVGLQARLMSQALRKLTGGLNQTGTTMIFINQLREKIGVFFGSPETTAGGKALKFYASVRLDIRRIETLKDGGEAVGNRTRVKVVKNKMAPPFKQAEFDILYGTGISREGSLIDFGVEHQIVKKSGAWYTYEGDQLGQGKENARTFLLNNPDIAAEIESRIRSKLGLDASEGEDADELAARRGA comes from the coding sequence ATGGCAGCTTCAGCAGATCGCGAGAAGTCACTGGAAACAGCTCTCGCGCAAATTGATCGTCAATTCGGAAAAGGCTCCGTCATGCGCCTCGGCAGCGACGAGCGCGCACCCGTTTCGGTGATTGCCACCGGTTCCGTTGCGCTCGACGTCGCACTAGGGGTCGGCGGACTGCCGAGAGGTCGCATCGTCGAGATCTACGGCCCGGAGTCCAGCGGTAAGACGACACTGACACTGCACGCGATCGCAAACGCTCAGGCAGCGGGCGGAATCGCTGCGTTCGTCGACGCAGAGCACGCACTCGATCCCGAGTATGCGAAGAAGCTCGGCGTCGACATCGACGCGCTCCTCGTGTCGCAGCCCGACACGGGTGAGCAGGCCCTCGAGATCGCCGACATGCTTGTGCGCTCTGGAGCAATCGACCTCGTGGTGATCGACTCTGTCGCCGCTCTCGTCCCACGGGCCGAGATCGAAGGCGAGATGGGCGACTCCCACGTCGGCCTGCAGGCCCGCCTCATGTCGCAGGCTCTCAGAAAGCTCACCGGTGGGCTCAACCAGACCGGAACGACAATGATCTTCATCAACCAGCTGCGCGAGAAGATCGGTGTCTTCTTCGGAAGCCCCGAGACGACTGCCGGCGGCAAAGCACTGAAGTTCTACGCATCAGTACGCCTGGACATTCGTCGCATTGAGACGCTGAAGGATGGCGGAGAAGCCGTCGGCAACCGCACGCGCGTCAAAGTCGTCAAGAACAAGATGGCTCCGCCGTTCAAGCAGGCAGAATTTGACATTCTCTATGGAACGGGAATCTCAAGGGAAGGCAGCCTGATCGACTTTGGCGTCGAGCACCAGATCGTCAAGAAATCTGGCGCCTGGTACACCTACGAGGGGGATCAACTGGGACAGGGCAAGGAGAACGCCCGGACATTCCTGCTGAATAATCCCGACATCGCAGCGGAAATCGAATCACGCATCAGAAGCAAGCTCGGGCTTGACGCGTCCGAAGGCGAAGATGCCGACGAGCTCGCTGCACGTCGAGGGGCCTGA
- a CDS encoding DUF3046 domain-containing protein produces the protein MKLSEFNYAVATEFGDAYGRVVVRDLVLSTLGGRTAHQALDEGERPRDVWAALCDATDVPAERRSGVGLPSPRE, from the coding sequence GTGAAACTGAGCGAGTTCAACTACGCTGTCGCGACGGAATTCGGCGATGCGTATGGGCGGGTCGTCGTTCGCGACCTCGTGCTCTCCACCTTGGGCGGACGCACAGCGCACCAGGCGCTCGACGAGGGCGAGCGCCCTCGCGATGTCTGGGCGGCGCTGTGCGATGCGACAGACGTCCCCGCCGAACGCCGCAGCGGCGTCGGGCTGCCAAGTCCGCGCGAGTAA
- a CDS encoding helix-turn-helix domain-containing protein encodes MVLVRQEIGDVLRDFRLQKGHTLRQVASKASVALGYLSEVERGQKEASSEILASVAEALETPISVVMREVGDRLAVIEGIDPIPDTIPDALVAELDADLVTR; translated from the coding sequence ATGGTTCTTGTTCGACAGGAAATCGGAGACGTTCTTCGTGACTTCCGTCTGCAGAAGGGGCATACGCTCCGGCAGGTGGCGAGTAAGGCAAGTGTCGCTCTTGGCTACCTGAGCGAGGTGGAGCGGGGCCAGAAAGAGGCATCGAGCGAAATTCTCGCGTCGGTTGCCGAGGCACTCGAGACGCCGATCTCGGTGGTCATGCGGGAGGTTGGTGACCGTCTCGCGGTTATCGAGGGCATCGACCCGATTCCCGACACCATTCCCGATGCGCTTGTCGCTGAGCTGGATGCCGATCTGGTGACGCGCTGA
- a CDS encoding CinA family protein codes for MTDRTALLIRSLTESGLTIGVAESLTGGALCAELIRPAGASAVVLGGVIAYATPVKARVLHVDAGLLAAEGAVHPRVAAEMAAGVRDAVAVEGRRADIGVSTTGVAGPDADGAHEPGTVYIAVDSEHGSAVRALKLSGDRDAVRAGSVTAALNLIVEIVLHAGAPRE; via the coding sequence ATGACAGACCGCACCGCCCTGCTCATCCGTTCCCTCACAGAGAGCGGATTGACCATTGGCGTGGCGGAATCACTCACGGGCGGTGCTCTCTGCGCCGAACTGATCAGGCCAGCGGGAGCGTCGGCGGTCGTGCTCGGCGGTGTCATCGCGTATGCAACGCCCGTGAAGGCCCGTGTGCTGCACGTCGATGCCGGCCTTCTTGCGGCCGAGGGCGCCGTTCACCCGCGGGTGGCTGCGGAGATGGCCGCGGGAGTCCGTGACGCCGTCGCCGTTGAGGGGCGCCGGGCCGATATCGGGGTGTCGACGACGGGAGTTGCGGGCCCCGACGCAGACGGTGCGCATGAGCCGGGAACCGTGTACATCGCGGTAGACAGCGAACACGGCAGCGCGGTGCGGGCGTTGAAACTGAGTGGTGACCGCGACGCGGTGAGAGCAGGCTCGGTGACAGCCGCCCTCAACCTCATCGTCGAAATAGTGCTCCACGCGGGAGCGCCAAGGGAATAG
- the pgsA gene encoding CDP-diacylglycerol--glycerol-3-phosphate 3-phosphatidyltransferase, protein MTTSSPRALNLPNAITIIRILAAPVFVALLLIDGGTDAALRWTAGILFIVGIATDGIDGHIARSRGLVTDLGKLLDPIADKILTGAALIGLSILAELPWWVTIVVLVREVGITVHRMIIRHEAVVAAAWMGKLKTVFQGIAISFALVPLWTLVGEWIFWVNGTLMWIAVILTLASGADYIITAARARRS, encoded by the coding sequence GTGACCACATCATCTCCCCGTGCGCTGAACCTTCCGAATGCGATAACGATCATTCGCATTCTGGCTGCCCCCGTCTTCGTCGCGCTGCTCTTGATCGACGGGGGGACGGATGCCGCATTGCGCTGGACTGCCGGCATCCTCTTCATCGTGGGCATCGCCACCGATGGAATCGACGGCCACATTGCGCGATCCCGAGGCCTTGTCACCGACCTGGGCAAACTGCTCGACCCCATTGCAGACAAGATTCTCACCGGAGCGGCCCTCATCGGCCTGTCCATCTTGGCCGAGCTTCCGTGGTGGGTGACGATCGTCGTTCTCGTGCGTGAGGTCGGCATCACCGTGCATCGCATGATCATTCGGCACGAAGCAGTTGTAGCGGCGGCCTGGATGGGAAAGCTCAAGACGGTCTTTCAAGGAATTGCCATCTCGTTCGCATTGGTTCCGCTCTGGACCCTCGTCGGCGAGTGGATTTTCTGGGTAAACGGCACGCTCATGTGGATTGCCGTGATCCTCACTCTCGCCAGCGGTGCCGACTACATCATCACGGCGGCGAGGGCTCGCCGTTCATGA